Below is a window of Actinomycetes bacterium DNA.
TCGCCGAGGAAGGCCACGGTCAGGTGCATCCGCTCGGGGGCGGCCGGCCGCAGCCGCGGCGGCAGGCCCGGCCGCATTCCCGCCCGCAGCCCCGCCCCCAGCTCGGCCCCCAGCTCGGCCAGCAGCTCGGCCAGGGAAGCCCGGACCGGGTCGGGGAAGTCCACCGCCACGAACAGTCGCACGGGGCCATCGTCACCCAGCGGTCGCCGTCCGCGGGGCGATCAGGCCGGATTCGGGCGCCTCCCGACCGCCAGCGGTGATCAGGTCGGGGGCAGCGCGTGGCCGCAGCAGGACGACGGTCAGCCCGGTCAGGGCCATCACGAGCAGGCCGGCACCCACCAGCGAGACCCGCGGGCCGAACCGCTCGGCCACCCAGCCGATCACCGGCGCCCCCAGCGGGGTGCCGCCCATGAACACCAGCGTGTACAGCGCCATCACCCGACCGCGCAGCTGCGGGTCGGCGCCGAGCTGGATGAACGCGTTCGCGGTGGTCGCGAAGGCGATCGCCAGCAGGCCGGTGGGGATGAGCATGACGAAGTAGGCCGGGTAGGTGGGCGCCAGCCCGGTCGCGGCCTCCAGCACGCCGAAGGCCAGCGCCAGCACGATCACGTCGCGCAGCCGCGGCCGCGCGTGGCTCCGCCCGCCGCGGCGGGCCACCAGCAGCGCGCCGGACAGCGAGCCGACCGCGAACGCGGTGGACAGCAGCCCGAACTCCTTGGCGCCGACCCCGAAGACCTTGGTGGCCATGAGCGCGTTGGTGACCTGGAAGTTGAACCCGACGGTGCCGACGATCCCGACCACGACCAGGCCGACGACCAGGTCGCGGCGCTCCCGGACGTACCGCAGCCCGATCCGGATGGTCCCCTCCCCGCGGCGGGTCACCGGCGAGGGCACCAGGTCGCGGGGGCGCATGAGCAGCAGCCCGGCGATGACTGCCAGGTAGGACGCCGCGTTCACCAGGAACACCGGACCGGTCCCGATCAGGCCGATCAGGAGGCCGGCCACGGCCGGCCCGAACACCCGGCCCAGGTTGAAGGTGGCGCTGTTCAGCGCCACCGCGTTCGGCAGGTCACGCGGCCCGACCATCTCGACGACGAACGACTGCCGGGCGGGCGTGTCCAGCGCCGCGGCGACCCCCAGCAGCAGCGCGAGCGCGTACACGTGCCACACCTGGGCGACGCCCGCGACCACGAGCAGCCCCAGCAGCAGCGCCTGCAGCCCCATGAGGGCCTGGGTGAGCACCAGCAGCCAGCGCTTGGGGAACCGGTCGGCGAGCAGGCCGCCCCACAGACTGAGCAGCAGCAGCGGCAGGAACTGCAGGGCGGTGGTCACGCCGAGCGCCGTGCCGGAGCCGCCGGTGAGCTGCAGCACCAGCCAGTCCTGGGCGATCCGCTGCATCCAGGTGCCGGTGTTCGACACCACCTGCCCGGCCACGAACAGCCGGAAGTTGCGCACGTGCAGCGAGGCGAAGGTGGGCGTCACGACTGCGCCAGCCGGTCGAGGATCGGGGCCACCTCGCGCAGGGCGGCCCGGTCGGCCTCGCTCAGCTCGGCCAGCCGGCCGACCAGCCAGGCCTCCCGGCGGCGGCGGTCCTCCAGCAGCAGCGCGCGCGCCGCGTCGGTGGCCGAGACGATCGACTGCCGTCCGTCGGTGGGGTGCGGGATGCGGGTGACGAGTGCACGCTCCTCGAGCACCGCGAGCACCCGGGTCATGGACGGCGGCTGCACCCGCTCGTGGGCGGCCAGCTCGCCGGGGGTCATCGCGCCGTGCCGGTCGATCGCGGACAGCGCGGACAGCTGGGTCAGGGTCAGCGAGGTGTCGGCGCGCTCGTGCCGCAGCCGGCGGGTCAGCCGCATGACGGACAGCCGCAGGACGCTGGCCAGCTCGGTGTCCGCGCCCGTCGTCCTCGTCATGTCGTAAGCATAACTCATTACTTCTGCTAACGATATTTCGGGCGCTAGGCTTCCCGATGTGCGCGAGATCCCCGAGCCGCCCCAGGCCGACGGCGTTCTGCCGGTGACCGTGATCACCGGCGCCTGGCTGCTGGCGCTCCTGGTGCT
It encodes the following:
- a CDS encoding MFS transporter; translation: MTPTFASLHVRNFRLFVAGQVVSNTGTWMQRIAQDWLVLQLTGGSGTALGVTTALQFLPLLLLSLWGGLLADRFPKRWLLVLTQALMGLQALLLGLLVVAGVAQVWHVYALALLLGVAAALDTPARQSFVVEMVGPRDLPNAVALNSATFNLGRVFGPAVAGLLIGLIGTGPVFLVNAASYLAVIAGLLLMRPRDLVPSPVTRRGEGTIRIGLRYVRERRDLVVGLVVVGIVGTVGFNFQVTNALMATKVFGVGAKEFGLLSTAFAVGSLSGALLVARRGGRSHARPRLRDVIVLALAFGVLEAATGLAPTYPAYFVMLIPTGLLAIAFATTANAFIQLGADPQLRGRVMALYTLVFMGGTPLGAPVIGWVAERFGPRVSLVGAGLLVMALTGLTVVLLRPRAAPDLITAGGREAPESGLIAPRTATAG
- a CDS encoding MarR family transcriptional regulator, whose product is MTRTTGADTELASVLRLSVMRLTRRLRHERADTSLTLTQLSALSAIDRHGAMTPGELAAHERVQPPSMTRVLAVLEERALVTRIPHPTDGRQSIVSATDAARALLLEDRRRREAWLVGRLAELSEADRAALREVAPILDRLAQS